The Blautia obeum ATCC 29174 region CTGTCAGTAAAAACAGTACTGGAAAAAATTACTTGACATATCTACGCATATTAAATATAATTTGCTTATGCATTACAGAAATGTTACAAAAAAATAAATTATGAAAAAAAGACATAATGAAAATGCAAGGAATGTTTAAGTATGAGAAAAACAAGATTGACAGGAACCCATAACGATAAGGATAAAAGCGGCAGAGAACACAATTCGTCTTTTCATAGCTTTGTTTCTCTGAGTGTCTGTGCCCTGACAGTGATCGCCGTAACAGGTGGATGCAAGCTGGCAGGAACTGAGAAACATAAAGTATATGCCGCTTCAGAGAACGAAAGCAGCAGCCTGTACAGTGAAGATGCGGATTATGACCTTCCGTCAGGGATTGCGGGTGTGGTTTCCGGAGTCAATGCAACGCCGGCAGCAGGTTCGACCGTAAACCGTATCGGAATTTCCTGCGATGACGTAATTGTTGGTCAGCGTGTGCGAAAAGTTACAAGCAGTGCCGTAGAAATGAATGTCAGTGAATCTATGGCGACGACTGTGGATACATTTGATGCAAAAGTTGTTTCTGCATCGTCTTCCGCAAAACTGATGTCGGATGAGGATTATGAGAATCTACTTCAGATTGTAGAGGCAGAAGCGGGCACAGAAGATCTGAAGGGAAGGATCCTGGTTGCAAATGTTATCATGAATCGTGTGAAATATCCGGAATTTCCGGACAATGCAACAGATGTTATCTGGCAGTACATAGATGGTGTGGCACAGTTTTCTCCAATCGCGGATGGAAGGATTTCGGAAGTAGTTCCGTCGGATGAGACGAAAGAAGCAGTGAAACAGGCACTGGAAGGCGTGGATTATTCAGATGGAGCACTGTTCTTTATCCAGAGATCTGCGGCAGCGAAGAATAATATTCAGTGGTTTGACAAAAATCTTAAAAAATTATTCAAGCACGGTGTACATGAATTTTACACTTATCCGGAGGCTGCACAACAGTAGCAGATGTAAGCAACTTCAAAATTATGTTATTGTTTAGATATTTATAAAGAGCCCGAAGGATCAGAAAGTTCCTTCGGGATTTTTGTATAATTGGGTATGGAATTTTACACGGTAACGTGGTATACTATGACGCAAAATGGTGACTGCAGGCAAAATGTGAGTAAAACCTAAGAAAACCCCAAGAAAGGCAGGAAGGATACATGCAGGTATTATATAAAAGCACAAGAGGAAAAGGTGAGACAGTAACTGCTTCCATGGCAATTTTAAAAGGACTTTCTGAAGATGGAGGACTGTTTGTCCCGACTGAGATTCCGAAGCTGGATGTGCCGGTAGAGAAGCTTGCACAGATGACATATCAGGAGACTGCATATGAAGTTATGAGTCGTTTCCTTACAGATTTTACAGAAGATGAACTGAAAAACTGTATTGCGAATGCATATGATGAAAAATTTGACACAAAAGAGATTGCACCGCTTCATGAGGCAGATGGTGAATATTTCCTGGAACTTTTCCACGGCGCAACGATTGCATTCAAGGATATGGCACTTTCTATCCTCCCACATCTGATGACGACAGCAGCCAGAAAGAATCAGGTCAGCAATGACATTGTGATTCTTACTGCTACATCCGGAGATACAGGTAAAGCTGCTCTGGCAGGTTTTGCAGATGTACCGGGTACAAAGATCATCGTATTCTATCCGAAACACGGAGTAAGTCCGATTCAGGAAAAACAGATGGTTACACAGAAAGGTGATAATACTTATGTAGTAGGAATCACAGGAAACTTCGATGATGCCCAGACAGCAGTTAAGAAAATGTTCAATGATCGTGAACTGTCTGCAG contains the following coding sequences:
- a CDS encoding cell wall hydrolase, coding for MRKTRLTGTHNDKDKSGREHNSSFHSFVSLSVCALTVIAVTGGCKLAGTEKHKVYAASENESSSLYSEDADYDLPSGIAGVVSGVNATPAAGSTVNRIGISCDDVIVGQRVRKVTSSAVEMNVSESMATTVDTFDAKVVSASSSAKLMSDEDYENLLQIVEAEAGTEDLKGRILVANVIMNRVKYPEFPDNATDVIWQYIDGVAQFSPIADGRISEVVPSDETKEAVKQALEGVDYSDGALFFIQRSAAAKNNIQWFDKNLKKLFKHGVHEFYTYPEAAQQ